A part of Pectobacterium cacticida genomic DNA contains:
- a CDS encoding M20 family metallo-hydrolase, with protein sequence MSAETLYAHLAQCVQQFSQQWRTTRRDLHKFAESGWVEFRTATLVAEQLHQLGYHLTLGRDAIRAESRMGLPPESVLLAQEQRARDQGALEQWLPYFSGGFTGLVATLDTGRKGPVIGYRVDMDALDLNECLADEHRPFRDGFASCNPGMMHACGHDGHTTIGLGLAQVLMAMRDQLCGTIKIVFQPAEEGTRGGKSMADAGVVDDVDYFTAIHIGTGVPRGHIVCGNDTFMATTKLDVTYRGVAAHSGGRPEEGRNALLAAAQAALGLHAIPRHSAGSSRINVGVLQAGTGRNVVPSLATMKVETRGATNAVNEFVYQQALKVIEGAAVMHDVEVDIALMGAAQSSKPSPEWVAFIHRQAEQVQGITQVIDSQTDAAGSEDATYLMERVKACGGLASYVVFGTELSAGHHNEKFDFDESVMDVAVTTLALLALNINEFER encoded by the coding sequence ATGTCAGCAGAGACTCTTTATGCTCATTTAGCGCAGTGCGTGCAGCAATTTTCCCAGCAATGGCGTACCACACGCCGTGATTTACACAAATTTGCCGAATCAGGCTGGGTTGAATTCCGTACCGCGACGCTCGTGGCTGAACAACTGCATCAATTGGGTTATCACCTGACATTAGGACGTGACGCCATTCGGGCAGAATCGCGTATGGGGTTGCCGCCTGAGAGCGTGCTACTGGCACAAGAACAGCGAGCACGGGATCAAGGGGCGTTAGAACAATGGTTACCCTATTTTTCCGGCGGTTTTACCGGGCTGGTGGCGACGTTGGACACGGGACGCAAAGGCCCGGTCATCGGTTATCGTGTGGATATGGATGCCTTGGATCTCAATGAATGTCTCGCGGACGAGCACCGTCCTTTTCGCGACGGTTTCGCATCGTGCAATCCAGGGATGATGCACGCCTGTGGGCATGATGGTCATACGACTATCGGATTGGGATTGGCGCAGGTGCTGATGGCAATGCGCGACCAACTGTGCGGCACGATCAAAATTGTTTTTCAACCCGCGGAAGAGGGGACGCGCGGAGGGAAATCGATGGCCGATGCCGGTGTCGTGGACGACGTAGATTACTTTACCGCGATCCATATTGGTACGGGTGTGCCGCGCGGGCACATCGTGTGCGGCAATGACACCTTTATGGCGACCACTAAGCTGGATGTCACCTATCGTGGAGTGGCGGCCCACTCAGGCGGGCGCCCGGAAGAGGGGCGCAATGCGCTATTGGCTGCCGCGCAGGCCGCGCTGGGGCTACATGCCATCCCGCGTCATAGCGCGGGCAGTTCTCGCATTAATGTCGGTGTGCTACAGGCTGGCACAGGGCGCAACGTGGTGCCTTCACTCGCCACGATGAAGGTGGAAACGCGTGGCGCGACTAATGCGGTTAACGAATTTGTTTATCAACAAGCCTTAAAGGTCATCGAAGGCGCGGCGGTGATGCACGACGTCGAGGTGGATATTGCATTGATGGGCGCGGCGCAAAGCAGTAAACCGAGTCCTGAATGGGTGGCGTTTATTCACCGCCAGGCCGAACAGGTTCAGGGAATAACGCAGGTTATCGATAGTCAGACGGACGCCGCCGGCTCTGAAGATGCCACCTATCTGATGGAACGCGTTAAGGCCTGTGGGGGGTTAGCTTCTTATGTGGTGTTTGGCACGGAGCTGAGTGCGGGGCACCACAACGAAAAATTTGATTTTGACGAAAGCGTAATGGATGTCGCGGTCACGACGCTGGCATTGCTAGCACTCAATATCAATGAGTTCGAGAGATAA
- the abgT gene encoding p-aminobenzoyl-glutamate transporter gives MSTTAGSEQMPPGGLFKWIERVGNKIPNPFLLFIYLIAVLMMASALFSWLGLSATNPANGEVVRVKNLLSVEALQWMLPNVIKNFSGFAPLGAILALVLGAGLAERVGLLQALMYKMASYVSARYASYMVLFIAFFSHISSDAALVVMPPLGALIFLAVGRHPVAGLLAAIAGVGSGFTANMLIVTTDVLLSGLSTEAAKVIDPAVHVSVVDNWFFMSASVVLLTVVGALLTDKFIEPRLPPYKGEYNAALSVLTPEQNRGLRASGIAALVFLALVALLVVPEWGPLRDPVLHTVMPSPFIRGIVPLIILFFFAVSIPYGIVTKQIKTQNDLPQLMIDPMKGMAGFIVMVFPLSQFVAFFNWSNMGKFIAIGLTDLLEAIGMTGMPAFIGLIFLSAFLCMFIASGSAIWSILAPIFVPMFMLLGFHPAFAQIVFRVADSSVIPLAPVSPFLPLFLSFLQRYNKEAKLGTYYSLVIPYPIVFFTAWLLLLIVWYLLGLPIGPGVYPHLPS, from the coding sequence ATGAGTACGACAGCGGGAAGTGAGCAAATGCCACCTGGCGGATTATTCAAGTGGATTGAACGGGTGGGTAATAAGATTCCCAACCCCTTTCTACTTTTTATCTATTTGATCGCGGTACTGATGATGGCGAGCGCGCTATTCTCCTGGCTGGGATTAAGTGCAACCAACCCTGCTAACGGCGAGGTGGTACGCGTAAAAAATCTACTCAGCGTGGAAGCGCTTCAGTGGATGTTACCGAATGTGATCAAGAACTTCAGTGGGTTTGCCCCGCTGGGTGCTATTTTGGCTTTAGTACTCGGCGCGGGACTGGCGGAGCGAGTGGGGCTGCTACAGGCATTGATGTATAAGATGGCCTCGTATGTCAGTGCCCGCTATGCCAGCTATATGGTGCTGTTTATCGCCTTTTTTAGCCATATTTCCTCCGATGCCGCTCTGGTCGTGATGCCGCCGTTGGGCGCATTGATATTCCTCGCCGTAGGGCGTCACCCGGTCGCGGGGCTGCTGGCGGCCATTGCTGGCGTAGGATCGGGTTTTACCGCGAATATGTTGATCGTGACAACGGATGTCCTCTTATCCGGCCTGAGTACCGAAGCGGCGAAGGTGATCGATCCCGCTGTGCATGTCAGTGTGGTAGATAACTGGTTCTTTATGTCGGCCTCTGTGGTGTTACTGACGGTGGTTGGGGCGCTGTTAACCGATAAGTTTATCGAGCCCCGTTTGCCGCCTTATAAGGGGGAATATAATGCTGCGCTCTCGGTGCTTACACCGGAGCAGAATCGTGGCCTGCGCGCCAGCGGTATTGCTGCGTTAGTGTTTCTCGCACTGGTGGCGCTATTGGTCGTGCCGGAATGGGGGCCGCTGCGCGATCCGGTGTTGCATACCGTCATGCCGTCGCCTTTTATTCGCGGGATCGTGCCCTTAATCATCTTGTTCTTCTTTGCGGTATCCATTCCCTACGGGATCGTAACTAAACAGATAAAAACGCAAAACGATCTGCCGCAACTCATGATCGATCCGATGAAGGGAATGGCAGGTTTTATCGTGATGGTTTTTCCGCTTTCCCAGTTTGTGGCATTCTTCAACTGGAGCAATATGGGTAAATTTATTGCTATTGGTTTGACGGATCTACTGGAAGCAATCGGTATGACGGGGATGCCCGCATTTATCGGGTTGATTTTCCTGTCCGCGTTTCTCTGCATGTTTATCGCCAGCGGCTCGGCAATTTGGTCGATATTAGCGCCGATTTTTGTTCCGATGTTTATGCTATTGGGATTTCATCCCGCCTTTGCGCAGATCGTCTTCCGCGTGGCGGATTCTTCCGTGATCCCCCTCGCGCCGGTATCGCCGTTTTTACCGCTGTTCTTGTCATTTTTACAGCGTTATAACAAAGAGGCTAAACTCGGGACTTATTATTCACTGGTGATCCCTTATCCCATCGTGTTCTTTACCGCTTGGTTACTGCTGCTTATCGTGTGGTATTTATTAGGCCTGCCGATTGGCCCAGGCGTTTATCCACATCTTCCATCATAG
- a CDS encoding GGDEF domain-containing protein codes for MSSIDLFTPEYDILLAARNIANQQERPAEVYRDTLLALTDHYQRLVRESYRLISRSDRAEKELNRLNAQLNQLAVELEYKANHDPLTGVYNRGAIIERINLALGRNSAAIIVLDIDHFKQVNDTYGHPTGDAVICDLVSRVQRIMNTTSSIGRVGGEEFTILLEEHTLIQAVALANRLHQDLNKIPLSVLPQRRVTASFGVSWAPQNTCFDALYGAADAALYQAKEKGRNRVEFH; via the coding sequence ATGAGCTCAATTGATCTGTTTACACCGGAATACGATATTCTGCTTGCTGCGCGTAACATCGCTAATCAACAAGAAAGGCCGGCAGAAGTCTATCGCGACACGTTGCTGGCACTAACCGACCATTATCAACGCTTAGTGCGAGAATCGTACCGCTTGATTTCACGCAGCGATCGCGCGGAAAAAGAGCTGAACCGCCTCAACGCTCAACTCAATCAATTGGCGGTCGAGCTGGAGTACAAGGCTAATCACGATCCTCTGACTGGTGTGTATAACCGTGGCGCGATTATTGAACGCATAAACCTCGCCCTGGGACGCAATTCGGCAGCGATTATCGTGCTGGATATCGATCATTTTAAGCAGGTGAACGATACCTACGGTCATCCTACTGGCGACGCTGTCATCTGCGATCTGGTATCACGCGTGCAGCGTATCATGAATACCACAAGCAGCATTGGCCGCGTCGGCGGCGAAGAGTTCACCATTCTGCTGGAAGAGCATACGCTCATACAGGCCGTCGCGCTTGCCAACCGCCTCCATCAGGATCTTAATAAGATACCGCTCAGCGTATTACCACAACGACGCGTTACCGCTAGCTTCGGCGTCAGTTGGGCGCCACAAAACACCTGTTTCGATGCGCTTTACGGAGCCGCAGACGCCGCACTCTATCAGGCTAAAGAAAAAGGAAGGAACAGGGTGGAGTTTCATTGA
- a CDS encoding DUF1987 domain-containing protein produces MNTIITPNNLHIAGTSCTPTVDFQFDSHRLYLSGESYPENAAAFYRPLLTEIEAYLQALSSYAESMMPEETLPNVEIHVSLIYFNSSSTKMLFSLFNLLNQAAELSLPIALYWYYDKDDDIAEEFGEELHIDFPALTFHSMIISDDHELN; encoded by the coding sequence ATGAACACCATAATAACCCCAAATAACCTCCATATTGCGGGGACATCCTGTACCCCGACCGTTGATTTTCAGTTTGACTCACACCGTCTTTATCTTTCGGGCGAATCTTATCCCGAGAATGCAGCCGCGTTTTACCGTCCATTGCTTACCGAAATTGAGGCCTATTTACAGGCGTTGTCGAGCTATGCTGAATCGATGATGCCGGAAGAGACGTTGCCAAACGTCGAAATTCATGTTTCCTTGATTTACTTCAATAGTTCCAGCACCAAGATGCTATTTAGTTTATTTAACCTGCTTAACCAGGCGGCTGAATTGTCACTACCAATTGCCTTATATTGGTATTACGACAAAGACGACGACATTGCGGAAGAATTTGGTGAAGAGCTTCACATCGATTTCCCGGCGCTGACCTTTCACAGCATGATTATAAGTGATGACCATGAGCTCAATTGA